The genomic window TCCATCATCCAGAACCAGACCAACGCGACCACGACGTTGGCCACAAGGTACGGCAGCAGGATGATGCCACGGATGACGGCCGAGCGGGTGAGACGGTGCATCAGCACGGCGATGCCCACCGCGAGCACCGTTTGCACGCCGATGTTGATGACGACGTATTCGACGGTGACGCCGAGGGAGTTCCAGAAGAGCGGATCCGCGACCATGCGGGTGTAGTTCTCGACACCCACGAACTTCCCGGCGCCGATGAGGTTCTGGTCGGTGAAGCTGAACCAGATGCCTCGCAGCGAGGGGACGAGATAGAAGGCGAGGAAGCCGAGAGCGGCGGGGGCGATGAACAGAAGGGCGATCTTCGCGTCGCCGCGCCGACGACGCGCGGCACGGGGAGCGACGATCGCGCGAGTGTCCAGCGATCGGGTCGTCGGGGACTGGGTCGGGGCGCTCATCGGACGACCTCCACGTCGAGCAGGACACTGGTGTCGGGATCGAGGGCGGGGACGTGTACGCCGATCTCCTGGAGGACGGCACCGGACAGATTGATCCCGCTGCGGTACCACGACGGATGGATACGCGGGTCGTAGGCCGGCAGCGGCCCCGGTCCGCCCACGCGGACGCGGTATTCGCGGTCGGGATCCAGGCCCGGGAGACGCACTCGACCCAGGGGCCACGTGACGTGCCGCTCCCGCAGGATGACCGCGTAGAGGGCGCGATCGCGGTGGGGACTGACCGAGCCGTGCAACCACAGGTCGCCGCCCTCGAGTTCGCGGCGCACCGTCGTACCGGAGTGGATGAGGCCGCGGACGCCCTTGTAGTAGGCGACCCACGCCGTCAGTCGCTGCAGGTCATCCGGCGAGACCGTGGTGAGATCCCACTCGATTCCGAAGTGCCCGAAGAGCGCGGTGGCCGCCCGGAAGTCCAGGTCGACGCGGCGGCGGGTGGTGTGCGCCCTGTCCGCGCCGACGTGGCTGCCGACCAGCTCCGGCGGAAGCAGCTGCGCGGTCCAGCGTTGGATCTGCTGCCGTTCGCGGGCGTCGATGCAGTCCGACGCCCACACGCGATCGGTGTGCTCCAGGATGCCGAGGTCGACGCGTGCTCCTCCGGAGGAGCACGACTCGATCTCCAGTCCCGGGCAGGCGCGGCGGATCGCGTCGAGCAAGCGATAGGTCGCGAGGGTCTGTTCGTGCACGCCCGCTCGCCCGGTCCGGGTGGACCCCGCCTCGATGAGGTCGCGGTTGTGGTCCCACTTGATGTAGTCGATTCCGTGCTCGCGCACGAGCGAGACGATCTGGTCGAAGACGTGGGCGAAGGCACCCGGGTGCGAGAGATCGAGAACCTGCTGGTGTCGGAAGTCGACGGGCAGACGACCGGGCACCTGCAGGAGCCACTCGGGGTGGGCGGTGGCGAGGTCGGAGGTCACATTGACCATCTCGGGCTCGAACCACAGTCCGAACTGCATGCCGCGTCGCTTGACCCCCTCGACGAGGGCGCGGAACCGTCCGCCGCCCCAGACGTCTTCTGCGATCACCCAATCGCCCAGACCCGACGTGTCGTCACGGCGCGAGCCGAACCATCCGTCGTCGAGCACGAAGCGTTCCACTCCCACGCGCTCGGCCGCGTCGGCGAGTTCGAGCAGCCGCGGCAGTTCGTGGTCGAAGTAGACCGCCTCCCACACGTTCATCACCACGGGGCGGGCGGAGCGCGGGTGCGAGGGCCGCGAGCGCAGGTGAGCGTGGAAACGCGCGGCGACGGCATCCAGTCCGGCACCGTATCCGGCGAAGAGGGCGGGGGTCTCGTACGTTTCACCCGGAGCGAGCTGGATTTCGCCAGGCAGCAGGAGTTCGCCGCCGAGAATCAGCCGCTCCCCCGAGAAGGCGCGTTCCGCGAGCACACGGTGGTTGCCACTGAACGCGACGTGAAGCCCCCACACCTCGCCCTGGCCGAAATCGAGATCGGCTGTCCCCGCGGCCAGGAACGTGGCCGCATCGGCGCCCGTGCGTCCGTGTCGACCCTCGCGAAGGTGCGTACCAACCGTGAACGGACGCGACTGGGCGACCCTCTCTTTGGCCCACCGCCCGGCCATGTCGAACACGACATCCGCGCGGGTCGGTACCGGCAGCGCCAGATCCAGCGCGTCGATCGTGTAGGAATCGACGCCGTCGTTCCGCAACGTCGCCGAGAGGCGCAGGAGTCCACTCGGCAGCAGCTCGAGCAGGAGCCCGAGGGAGAGCTGGGCGTCGACGTCGACCGCCCGCACGCTCACCGATCCACCCGACGGCGCATCGTCTGAGATGTCCACCGAGACGGGAACGAACCGCGTCGACCACGCCTGTCCCGAACGGTGGCCCTGAAGACCCGGGGTACCCGTCCATCCCGCGGCGTTCTCGGGCACGACTCCGACGATCACCGGCACGTCGACACCGTTGGTGGCCAGTGGCGGCTGTGCGTGCAGGGCGAGCTCGCGGAGGGAGTCGGCATCCTGCGCCCCGATGTCACCACCCCAGTGGATGACGAAAGGGAGAGCGTCTTGCGGCAGGCCGAGGACGACGGCGACGCCGGCCGCCCGGAGGGTCACGGCCGATGGCCAGAGGGCCTCGAGGTCGCCGTTGATCTCGTTCATCGTTTGGGTGGTCACTGCGTCATCGCCTTCCGGAGAACCCCTCGTCGGGTTCTGCAAACGTTGGTCAAGCTAGCATGCGTTCACTCGCTCTGCAAACGTTAGTCAGACATTTTCTTCGAACAAAGAAAACGTTGGTCACTAGACTTGGGTCATGCCACTCGATCGAGATGTCCCCGGGATCGTCGACGTGGCCGAGAGAGCCGGAGTCAGTCTCTCCACGGTGTCCCGCGTGATCTCAGGACGCACCCGCGTGAGCGATCGGCTCCGCGAAAAGGTCGAGGCAGCGGTGGCCGAGCTGGGCTATCGGCCGAACGCCGCCGCGCAATCCCTGGTCAGCGGACGTCGATCGACGGTCGCCGTGTTCGCGCGCAACACGATCCGCTACGGGTACGCCGCCACTCTGCAAGGTATCGAGGAGGCCGCTCGGGCCGCCGGCTACGTCATCATGATCGCCGTGGTCGAGTCCGACGACCCCGCGGCCATCTCGGCAGCCGTCGACGGCGCCCTCTCGCAGCCCCTTGCCGGGGTGATCGTGATCGAGTTCGACGAGCTGGGCGTCGCAACCCTGGCGGCCATGCCCAAGACGGTGCCCGTGGTCGCCGCCGCCGGTGCCCGGCGTCCACCGGGCGAGA from Microbacterium testaceum includes these protein-coding regions:
- a CDS encoding alpha-galactosidase, with translation MTTQTMNEINGDLEALWPSAVTLRAAGVAVVLGLPQDALPFVIHWGGDIGAQDADSLRELALHAQPPLATNGVDVPVIVGVVPENAAGWTGTPGLQGHRSGQAWSTRFVPVSVDISDDAPSGGSVSVRAVDVDAQLSLGLLLELLPSGLLRLSATLRNDGVDSYTIDALDLALPVPTRADVVFDMAGRWAKERVAQSRPFTVGTHLREGRHGRTGADAATFLAAGTADLDFGQGEVWGLHVAFSGNHRVLAERAFSGERLILGGELLLPGEIQLAPGETYETPALFAGYGAGLDAVAARFHAHLRSRPSHPRSARPVVMNVWEAVYFDHELPRLLELADAAERVGVERFVLDDGWFGSRRDDTSGLGDWVIAEDVWGGGRFRALVEGVKRRGMQFGLWFEPEMVNVTSDLATAHPEWLLQVPGRLPVDFRHQQVLDLSHPGAFAHVFDQIVSLVREHGIDYIKWDHNRDLIEAGSTRTGRAGVHEQTLATYRLLDAIRRACPGLEIESCSSGGARVDLGILEHTDRVWASDCIDARERQQIQRWTAQLLPPELVGSHVGADRAHTTRRRVDLDFRAATALFGHFGIEWDLTTVSPDDLQRLTAWVAYYKGVRGLIHSGTTVRRELEGGDLWLHGSVSPHRDRALYAVILRERHVTWPLGRVRLPGLDPDREYRVRVGGPGPLPAYDPRIHPSWYRSGINLSGAVLQEIGVHVPALDPDTSVLLDVEVVR